In Arcobacter sp. CECT 8983, a single window of DNA contains:
- the rlmN gene encoding 23S rRNA (adenine(2503)-C(2))-methyltransferase RlmN, which produces MSTIYDFTLEELKEKLKPSFRAKQVYNWIYKKYVTSYDEMKNIPNDLKEQLKENYEIDILKIVKKEKSLDGSIKYLFQLEDGHTVESVLLLMKEKKVNEDGSIERGEKYTVCISTQVGCKVGCTFCLTAKGGFVRNLSVGEIVNQIVQIKRDNEIAENKTLNIVFMGMGEPLDNYKNFVHSVKVFSELDGLAISRRRQTVSTSGLSSKIEKLGNEDLGIQLAISLHAVDDDLRSELIPMNKAYNIKSIIDAVRKFPVYARKKVMFEYLVIKDKNDDIPSAQKLLKLLDGIKAKVNLIYFNPYPGTSYQRPQREDMVKFQEYLTSRGLLCTIRESKGLDISAACGQLKEKETNGTS; this is translated from the coding sequence ATGAGTACAATCTACGATTTCACTTTAGAGGAATTAAAAGAAAAGTTAAAACCAAGCTTCAGAGCAAAGCAAGTTTATAACTGGATATATAAAAAGTATGTAACATCTTATGACGAAATGAAAAACATACCAAATGATTTAAAAGAACAATTAAAAGAAAACTATGAAATAGATATTCTAAAAATTGTTAAAAAAGAAAAGAGTCTTGATGGAAGTATTAAATATCTTTTTCAATTAGAAGATGGTCACACAGTTGAATCTGTTTTATTACTTATGAAAGAAAAAAAAGTAAATGAAGATGGTTCAATTGAAAGAGGAGAAAAATATACTGTTTGTATTTCAACTCAAGTTGGTTGTAAAGTTGGATGTACTTTTTGCTTAACTGCAAAAGGTGGATTTGTTAGAAATCTTTCTGTTGGTGAAATAGTAAATCAAATTGTTCAAATAAAAAGAGATAATGAAATTGCAGAGAATAAAACACTTAATATTGTCTTTATGGGAATGGGTGAACCCCTTGATAACTATAAGAACTTTGTTCACTCTGTAAAAGTATTTTCAGAACTTGATGGGCTAGCAATATCAAGAAGAAGACAGACTGTATCAACTTCTGGATTATCATCTAAAATAGAAAAATTAGGAAATGAAGATTTAGGAATTCAACTTGCTATTTCACTTCATGCAGTTGATGATGATTTAAGAAGTGAACTTATTCCTATGAATAAAGCATACAATATAAAATCAATTATTGATGCAGTTAGAAAGTTCCCAGTTTATGCTAGAAAAAAAGTTATGTTTGAATATCTAGTAATAAAAGATAAAAATGATGATATACCTTCTGCACAAAAACTGTTAAAACTTCTTGATGGAATAAAAGCAAAAGTAAATCTTATTTATTTTAATCCCTATCCTGGTACATCATATCAAAGACCACAAAGGGAGGATATGGTAAAATTCCAAGAATATTTAACAAGTAGAGGTTTACTATGTACAATTAGAGAATCTAAAGGATTAGATATCTCAGCAGCATGTGGTCAACTTAAAGAAAAGGAAACAAATGGAACCTCTTGA
- a CDS encoding purine-nucleoside phosphorylase has product MIVCAGRNETFNFAKEMGVGLVETAINLTRQCLFDKPDFLLFIGTAGSYGNHKIFDIVESKRAANIELSFLEDNSYTPLDNVLESENKMVRNDTIINSSNYISKNFELSKNFNEYGIGAENMEFYSILQVAKEFEIPVAGIFIITNYTNENAHEEFMKNHKEAMKKLTSYLLEKQIIK; this is encoded by the coding sequence ATGATTGTTTGTGCAGGGAGAAATGAAACATTTAACTTTGCAAAAGAAATGGGAGTAGGATTAGTTGAAACAGCAATTAATCTTACTAGACAATGTCTATTTGACAAACCTGATTTTTTACTTTTTATTGGAACTGCAGGAAGCTATGGTAATCATAAAATATTTGATATAGTAGAATCAAAAAGAGCTGCAAATATTGAGTTGTCTTTTTTAGAAGACAACTCTTATACTCCATTAGACAATGTATTAGAATCAGAAAATAAAATGGTAAGAAATGATACTATCATTAACTCATCTAATTATATTTCAAAAAACTTTGAACTGTCAAAAAACTTTAATGAGTATGGAATTGGTGCAGAGAATATGGAATTCTACTCAATTTTACAAGTAGCTAAAGAGTTTGAAATTCCAGTTGCTGGAATCTTTATTATTACAAACTATACAAATGAAAATGCTCACGAAGAGTTCATGAAAAACCACAAAGAAGCTATGAAAAAACTAACTTCATATTTACTAGAAAAACAAATTATCAAATAA
- a CDS encoding SIMPL domain-containing protein (The SIMPL domain is named for its presence in mouse protein SIMPL (signalling molecule that associates with mouse pelle-like kinase). Bacterial member BP26, from Brucella, was shown to assemble into a channel-like structure, while YggE from E. coli has been associated with resistance to oxidative stress.) gives MKFLALLILPIYLFSFEVNFNKKFSKSLTEDTLTTYFSVVVEGDSEKEINKTLKRFNKKIKDYDKIEKDSGTLTVRPQYRTSNNAPKITGYRGELRYKVSSDQATYINEFISEMIELKEERSTNIVISNLRWTVKDSTFDIANDILRLEAINWGTRYAKNLSRDLGLKCVVKNISIHNSTYRPMARMAYSNTEMVDAKIAVPESNKEDISIDPSFVMECK, from the coding sequence ATGAAATTTTTAGCATTACTTATTTTACCAATTTATTTATTTTCTTTTGAGGTTAACTTTAATAAAAAGTTTTCAAAAAGTTTAACAGAAGATACTCTTACAACATATTTTTCTGTTGTAGTTGAAGGGGATAGTGAAAAAGAGATAAACAAAACTCTTAAAAGATTTAATAAAAAGATAAAGGATTATGATAAAATTGAAAAAGATAGTGGAACATTAACTGTAAGACCACAATATAGAACTTCTAATAATGCTCCAAAGATCACAGGATACAGAGGAGAATTAAGATATAAAGTAAGTTCAGATCAAGCAACTTATATAAATGAATTCATTAGTGAAATGATTGAATTAAAAGAAGAAAGAAGTACTAACATAGTTATTAGCAATCTTAGATGGACGGTAAAAGATTCAACTTTTGATATAGCAAATGATATTTTGAGACTAGAAGCAATAAATTGGGGAACAAGATATGCAAAAAACTTGTCTAGAGATTTAGGTTTAAAATGTGTAGTAAAAAATATCTCAATACATAATTCAACTTATAGACCAATGGCAAGAATGGCATACTCTAATACAGAAATGGTAGATGCAAAAATAGCCGTACCTGAATCAAATAAAGAAGATATATCAATTGACCCTTCATTTGTAATGGAGTGCAAATAA
- the hisF gene encoding imidazole glycerol phosphate synthase subunit HisF, translating into MSYFAKRIIPCLDVKDGRVVKGVNFVGLRDAGDPVEVAKRYNNEGADEITFLDITASHENRDTIVDIVRDVAKEVFIPLTVGGGIRKLDDIYKLLNVGCDKVSINSSAVVNPDFIDEGAKRFGSQCIVVAIDVKKVEDGSYHVFVKGGREDTGIDAIQWAKEVYNRGAGEILLTSMDTDGAKTGFELDITSQISKIVDIPVIASGGAGTMEHMKEAFECGASAALAASIFHFKEIDIMELKHYLKENNIPVRI; encoded by the coding sequence TTGAGTTATTTTGCAAAAAGAATCATCCCTTGCTTAGACGTAAAAGATGGAAGGGTAGTAAAAGGTGTAAACTTTGTTGGACTTAGAGATGCAGGTGATCCTGTAGAAGTTGCAAAAAGATATAACAATGAAGGTGCAGATGAAATCACTTTTTTAGATATTACTGCAAGTCACGAAAATAGAGATACTATCGTTGATATTGTAAGAGATGTAGCGAAGGAAGTATTTATTCCTTTAACTGTTGGTGGGGGAATTAGAAAGCTTGATGATATTTATAAACTACTAAATGTAGGTTGTGATAAAGTTTCTATAAACTCTTCAGCAGTAGTAAATCCAGACTTTATTGATGAGGGAGCAAAAAGATTTGGTTCACAGTGTATTGTCGTTGCAATTGATGTAAAAAAAGTTGAAGATGGTTCTTACCACGTTTTTGTAAAAGGTGGAAGAGAAGATACAGGTATTGATGCCATACAATGGGCAAAAGAAGTTTACAATAGAGGTGCAGGTGAAATCCTTTTAACATCTATGGACACTGATGGTGCCAAAACAGGATTTGAACTAGATATAACATCACAAATCTCTAAAATAGTTGATATTCCAGTTATTGCAAGTGGCGGAGCTGGAACAATGGAACATATGAAGGAAGCTTTTGAATGTGGAGCAAGTGCAGCTTTAGCAGCATCAATTTTTCACTTTAAAGAGATTGATATTATGGAACTAAAACACTATTTAAAAGAGAACAATATTCCAGTAAGGATTTAA